The following are from one region of the Acipenser ruthenus chromosome 19, fAciRut3.2 maternal haplotype, whole genome shotgun sequence genome:
- the LOC117424030 gene encoding palmitoyltransferase ZDHHC7-like isoform X1: protein MQSSGHRLRDVEHHPLLNNEEDFDGPSSESELPDQIWFIRDGCGLVCAFITWFLVLYADFVVTFVMLLPSKNFWFSLINGVAFNFLAVLALTSHLRTMLTDPGAVPKGNATKEYMDSLQLKPGEVIYKCPKCCSIKPERAHHCSICKRCIRKMDHHCPWVNNCVGESNQKFFVLFTMYISIISAHALILAGFQFFTCVKDQWTECSDFSPPAAVILLIFLCLEALLFLTFTAVMFGTQIHSICNDETMPSPKVRRKRDSRLSAVNMEIERLKNEKPTWERRVRWEGMRMVFGGQPSLLWINPFAGLRLRRLLSRTRKGGAEFSV from the exons ATGCAGTCTTCAGGTCACCGGCTCCGGGATGTGGAGCACCACCCCCTTCTCAACAACGAGGAGGACTTTGATGGGCCGTCCTCCGAGAGCGAGCTGCCCGACCAGATCTGGTTCATCCGGGATGGCTGTGGCTTGGTCTGCGCTTTCATCACCTGGTTCCTGGTCCTCTACGCAGACTTTGTGGTGACTTTTGTCATGCTGTTGCCTTCCAAGAACTTTTGGTTCTCCTTGATCAATGGAGTCGCTTTCAACTTCCTGGCAGTGCTAGCCCTCACATCCCACCTCCGGACAATGCTGACAGACCCT GGAGCTGTGCCAAAGGGGAATGCCACTAAAGAGTACATGGACAGCTTGCAGCTGAAGCCAGGAGAGGTGATCTACAAGTGCCCCAAGTGCTGCAGTATAAAACCTGAGAGGGCACACCACTGCAG TATTTGCAAGAGATGTATTCGAAAGATGGATCACCACTGTCCCTGGGTAAACAACTGCGTTGGGGAAAGCAATCAGAAATTCTTTGTACTCTTCACA ATGTATATATCAATCATCTCTGCTCATGCCCTCATCTTAGCCGGTTTTCAGTTTTTCACCTGTGTCAAAGACCAATGGACTG AATGCAGCGACTTCTCCCCCCCGGCAGCAGTGATCCTGCTGATCTTCCTCTGCCTGGAGGCGCTACTCTTCCTCACCTTCACAGCCGTGATGTTTGGAACTCAAATCCACTCCATCTGCAATGACGAAACG ATGCCATCTCCCAAGGTGCGTAGGAAGCGAGATAGCAGACTGAGTGCCGTTAATATg GAAATCGAAAGGCTGAAGAACGAGAAGCCCACCTGGGAGCGGCGGGTGCGCTGGGAGGGCATGAGAATGGTGTTCGGGGGCCAGCCCTCCCTGCTCTGGATCAACCCCTTCGCTGGCCTGAGACTGCGACGCCTGCTTTCCAGGACAAGAAAAGGGGGAGCGGAGTTCTCCGTCTGA
- the LOC117424030 gene encoding palmitoyltransferase ZDHHC7-like isoform X2 — protein sequence MQSSGHRLRDVEHHPLLNNEEDFDGPSSESELPDQIWFIRDGCGLVCAFITWFLVLYADFVVTFVMLLPSKNFWFSLINGVAFNFLAVLALTSHLRTMLTDPGAVPKGNATKEYMDSLQLKPGEVIYKCPKCCSIKPERAHHCSICKRCIRKMDHHCPWVNNCVGESNQKFFVLFTMYISIISAHALILAGFQFFTCVKDQWTECSDFSPPAAVILLIFLCLEALLFLTFTAVMFGTQIHSICNDETEIERLKNEKPTWERRVRWEGMRMVFGGQPSLLWINPFAGLRLRRLLSRTRKGGAEFSV from the exons ATGCAGTCTTCAGGTCACCGGCTCCGGGATGTGGAGCACCACCCCCTTCTCAACAACGAGGAGGACTTTGATGGGCCGTCCTCCGAGAGCGAGCTGCCCGACCAGATCTGGTTCATCCGGGATGGCTGTGGCTTGGTCTGCGCTTTCATCACCTGGTTCCTGGTCCTCTACGCAGACTTTGTGGTGACTTTTGTCATGCTGTTGCCTTCCAAGAACTTTTGGTTCTCCTTGATCAATGGAGTCGCTTTCAACTTCCTGGCAGTGCTAGCCCTCACATCCCACCTCCGGACAATGCTGACAGACCCT GGAGCTGTGCCAAAGGGGAATGCCACTAAAGAGTACATGGACAGCTTGCAGCTGAAGCCAGGAGAGGTGATCTACAAGTGCCCCAAGTGCTGCAGTATAAAACCTGAGAGGGCACACCACTGCAG TATTTGCAAGAGATGTATTCGAAAGATGGATCACCACTGTCCCTGGGTAAACAACTGCGTTGGGGAAAGCAATCAGAAATTCTTTGTACTCTTCACA ATGTATATATCAATCATCTCTGCTCATGCCCTCATCTTAGCCGGTTTTCAGTTTTTCACCTGTGTCAAAGACCAATGGACTG AATGCAGCGACTTCTCCCCCCCGGCAGCAGTGATCCTGCTGATCTTCCTCTGCCTGGAGGCGCTACTCTTCCTCACCTTCACAGCCGTGATGTTTGGAACTCAAATCCACTCCATCTGCAATGACGAAACG GAAATCGAAAGGCTGAAGAACGAGAAGCCCACCTGGGAGCGGCGGGTGCGCTGGGAGGGCATGAGAATGGTGTTCGGGGGCCAGCCCTCCCTGCTCTGGATCAACCCCTTCGCTGGCCTGAGACTGCGACGCCTGCTTTCCAGGACAAGAAAAGGGGGAGCGGAGTTCTCCGTCTGA